Proteins encoded in a region of the Isosphaeraceae bacterium EP7 genome:
- a CDS encoding DMT family transporter, which produces MPETRPTDRLDALGVAVAVFCCALWGGNAVAARFAIPDIPPIASSAMRFALGVPIIGLFCVWAKEPLWPARKYLPLLMLHSILASLQIGAFNWGTGHGEAGRSSVYINIHPLVVAPLAWAVLGERLGVRGIFGLASAVAGVAVLLSEPLRRGGGMTGDAVVLLAGLVFGVQTIAQKLTFPVIPPTTLLFSQSVLAVPLSAAASLAFERGDSYTFSSTAVWAVVYQGLAVSGLCFTLWMLLLRRYPAGRLATLAFLTPLFGVALGHLLRGEPLTAALMAGGALVGLGIYLVASDRTAHHQPADIGLPGEDAP; this is translated from the coding sequence ATGCCCGAGACTCGACCGACCGATCGGCTGGACGCCCTGGGCGTGGCCGTCGCGGTCTTCTGCTGTGCTTTGTGGGGGGGGAACGCGGTCGCCGCCCGGTTTGCCATCCCCGACATCCCGCCGATTGCCTCTAGCGCCATGCGGTTCGCGCTCGGGGTGCCGATCATCGGCCTGTTCTGCGTCTGGGCGAAAGAGCCGCTCTGGCCGGCTCGCAAGTACTTGCCGCTGCTGATGTTGCACTCGATCCTGGCGAGCCTCCAGATCGGGGCGTTCAACTGGGGGACGGGGCACGGCGAGGCGGGCCGGTCGTCGGTTTACATCAATATTCACCCGCTCGTCGTGGCGCCGCTGGCCTGGGCCGTGCTGGGCGAGCGGCTGGGCGTTCGCGGGATCTTCGGCCTGGCGTCGGCGGTGGCCGGGGTGGCGGTCCTGCTGTCGGAGCCGCTGAGGAGGGGCGGGGGCATGACCGGCGACGCGGTGGTCTTGCTGGCGGGCCTGGTCTTCGGGGTCCAGACGATCGCCCAGAAGCTGACGTTCCCGGTCATCCCGCCGACGACCTTGCTGTTCTCGCAGAGCGTGCTGGCGGTCCCGCTGTCGGCGGCGGCGAGCCTGGCGTTCGAGCGGGGAGACAGCTACACGTTCTCCAGCACGGCCGTCTGGGCGGTCGTCTACCAGGGGCTGGCGGTTTCGGGGCTCTGCTTCACGCTCTGGATGCTGCTGCTGCGGCGGTATCCGGCGGGCCGGCTTGCGACCCTGGCGTTCCTGACCCCGCTGTTCGGCGTGGCGCTCGGGCACCTGCTGCGGGGCGAGCCCCTGACCGCCGCGTTGATGGCCGGCGGGGCCCTGGTGGGCCTGGGGATCTACCTGGTCGCTTCGGATCGGACGGCGCACCACCAGCCCGCGGACATCGGCCTGCCGGGCGAGGATGCGCCTTAG
- a CDS encoding SDR family oxidoreductase gives MILVTGATGSVGGEVLKRLSAKGERVRAVTRDRRKVCDLDLPGVEWIEGDFDRPETMEAACSGADRAFLLTSSSDRAEAQQVAFAVSAGRAGVGHLVKLSQLGAELDSPGRFQRYHAAVEAAIRESGLAFTFLRPNLFMQGLLKFRTMIAAQGLFFMAAGDSRVSMIDVRDVADVAVAALTEAGHEGKTYNLTGPEALTHDEMGERLSAAVGRKIAFVNLEPEAMRQALMGVGLPDWQVGGLSEEYAMYRAGEAAAVETGVRDALGREPRNFDTFARDYAPMFS, from the coding sequence ATGATCCTGGTGACCGGTGCGACGGGCAGCGTGGGCGGTGAGGTCCTGAAGCGGCTCTCGGCGAAGGGGGAGCGGGTTCGGGCCGTGACTCGTGATCGCCGCAAGGTGTGCGACCTCGATTTGCCGGGGGTCGAGTGGATTGAGGGGGACTTTGATCGGCCGGAGACGATGGAGGCGGCCTGCTCCGGCGCGGATCGGGCGTTCCTCCTGACCAGTTCGTCGGATCGGGCGGAGGCCCAGCAGGTTGCGTTCGCGGTCTCGGCCGGGCGGGCCGGGGTCGGGCATCTGGTGAAGCTGTCGCAGCTGGGGGCGGAGCTGGATTCCCCGGGGCGGTTCCAGCGGTATCACGCGGCGGTCGAGGCGGCCATCCGGGAGTCGGGGTTGGCCTTCACGTTCTTGCGGCCGAATCTGTTCATGCAGGGGCTCCTGAAGTTCCGGACCATGATCGCTGCCCAGGGCCTCTTCTTCATGGCCGCGGGCGACTCGCGGGTGAGCATGATTGATGTCCGCGACGTCGCGGATGTGGCCGTGGCGGCCCTGACTGAGGCCGGGCACGAGGGGAAGACTTACAACCTGACCGGGCCCGAGGCGCTGACGCATGACGAGATGGGCGAGCGGCTCTCGGCGGCCGTGGGGCGGAAGATCGCGTTCGTGAACCTGGAGCCCGAGGCGATGCGTCAGGCACTCATGGGCGTCGGGCTGCCGGACTGGCAGGTGGGCGGGCTGAGCGAGGAATATGCGATGTACCGGGCGGGCGAGGCCGCGGCCGTCGAGACCGGGGTCCGGGACGCCCTGGGGCGTGAGCCTCGAAACTTCGACACATTCGCCCGCGACTACGCGCCGATGTTCTCCTGA
- a CDS encoding WecB/TagA/CpsF family glycosyltransferase: MSSAPTTTEPSQSPPSPAPRTAPTRAIFPPIRLWDLPLSPITMHETLAAIEQLVEARVPSHFITANLNFAMLAHKKPEVRRVAGDAAFIMADGMPLVWAARLKKTPLPGRVAGSDLIFHLSELAAAKGYRMFFLGGEPGVAETAAVNLRAKYPGLQIVDTYAPPFRTPTPEERAALIARIREAKPDLLLVAFGQPKGELWIDEHLHELQVPLCAQVGATFDFAAGRVSRAPRVFQKTGMEWTYRLWLEPRRLTKRYLGNGLFFLNMMARHAVGRPHPRHKTPPHA, translated from the coding sequence ATGAGCAGCGCCCCGACCACCACCGAGCCCAGCCAGAGCCCGCCCAGCCCGGCCCCCCGGACCGCCCCGACGCGGGCGATCTTTCCGCCGATCCGGCTCTGGGACCTGCCGCTCAGCCCGATCACGATGCACGAGACGCTGGCCGCGATCGAGCAGCTTGTCGAAGCGAGGGTGCCCTCGCACTTCATCACGGCCAACCTGAACTTCGCCATGCTGGCCCACAAGAAGCCCGAGGTGCGAAGGGTGGCAGGCGACGCGGCCTTCATCATGGCCGACGGCATGCCCCTCGTCTGGGCGGCCCGCCTGAAGAAGACCCCCCTGCCCGGCCGGGTGGCCGGCTCCGACCTGATCTTCCACCTCTCCGAGCTGGCCGCCGCCAAGGGCTACCGGATGTTCTTCCTGGGCGGAGAGCCCGGCGTGGCCGAGACCGCCGCGGTCAACCTGCGGGCCAAGTATCCCGGCCTCCAGATCGTCGACACCTACGCCCCGCCGTTCCGTACCCCCACCCCCGAGGAACGCGCCGCGCTGATCGCCCGGATCCGCGAGGCCAAGCCAGACCTGCTGCTGGTTGCCTTCGGCCAGCCCAAGGGAGAGCTCTGGATCGACGAGCACCTGCACGAGCTGCAAGTCCCGCTCTGCGCCCAGGTTGGGGCGACGTTCGACTTCGCCGCGGGCCGAGTCAGCCGGGCCCCTCGGGTCTTCCAGAAGACCGGCATGGAGTGGACCTACCGCCTCTGGCTAGAGCCCAGGCGCCTGACCAAACGCTACCTGGGCAACGGCCTCTTCTTCCTGAACATGATGGCACGCCACGCCGTCGGCCGGCCGCACCCCCGGCACAAGACTCCCCCGCATGCCTGA
- a CDS encoding acyltransferase encodes MTSTTMGSGRYAMIDAVRGLVCVLVVVDHAGIAIATRGTPGDGLEARLQQLVVQALTLGIAPSLFFVLSGFCVAAGVESARSKGGSPVGFMLKRLWRTFPPYWAALMVFAGVVLALDVAGLGWVYSGGVALQLESPWALSWPQWVGNLTLSETWRPSVFGGGDVLVFTRVGWSLCYQEQFYLLCVLAWALVPRGMHGALAVATIGAALTRAIAVDIGAAHRIEGTLPLLWHEFAIGLAVYWRLRVASTAWARRAVDFGLAGLVVACLASGSIKTAAAAGLGLLLILMQPWDARLVAVRAAGPLRACGRRCYSIYLVHLPFVTLVNVTLCHLGLEHFWGRVFVLLPAATAVAVAAGWAFHHVVERRFMDLPTLGLVSGPWTRRRVAGSP; translated from the coding sequence ATGACTTCAACGACGATGGGATCGGGTCGGTACGCGATGATCGATGCCGTTCGTGGCCTGGTCTGCGTGCTAGTGGTGGTGGACCACGCGGGCATCGCGATCGCGACGCGAGGGACGCCCGGCGATGGCCTGGAGGCCCGACTGCAACAGTTGGTCGTCCAGGCCCTGACCCTGGGGATCGCACCTTCGCTGTTCTTCGTGCTCAGCGGGTTCTGCGTGGCGGCGGGCGTGGAGTCGGCCCGGAGCAAGGGGGGATCGCCGGTCGGATTCATGCTGAAGCGGCTCTGGCGGACGTTCCCGCCTTACTGGGCAGCCCTGATGGTCTTCGCTGGGGTTGTCCTGGCGCTGGATGTGGCCGGGTTGGGATGGGTGTATTCCGGTGGGGTGGCATTGCAGCTGGAATCGCCCTGGGCGCTGAGCTGGCCCCAGTGGGTGGGCAACCTGACGCTCTCGGAGACCTGGCGACCCAGCGTTTTCGGCGGCGGCGACGTGCTGGTCTTCACGCGGGTGGGGTGGTCGCTCTGCTATCAGGAGCAGTTCTACCTGCTCTGCGTACTGGCCTGGGCGCTGGTGCCGCGCGGGATGCACGGGGCCCTGGCGGTGGCGACGATCGGGGCGGCCCTGACCCGCGCGATCGCGGTGGACATCGGGGCGGCGCACCGGATCGAGGGGACCTTGCCGCTGCTCTGGCACGAGTTCGCCATCGGCCTGGCGGTGTACTGGCGGCTGCGGGTAGCCTCGACGGCCTGGGCTCGCCGGGCGGTGGATTTCGGGCTGGCGGGCCTGGTGGTGGCGTGCCTGGCCTCGGGCTCGATCAAGACGGCGGCTGCGGCCGGCCTGGGGCTACTGCTGATCTTGATGCAGCCCTGGGACGCGAGGCTGGTGGCGGTGCGTGCGGCCGGGCCGTTGCGGGCGTGCGGGCGGCGCTGTTACAGCATCTACCTGGTACATCTGCCGTTCGTGACGCTCGTGAACGTGACGCTGTGTCACCTGGGACTGGAGCACTTCTGGGGCCGCGTGTTCGTGCTGCTGCCGGCCGCGACGGCCGTGGCGGTGGCCGCGGGATGGGCCTTCCACCACGTCGTCGAGCGGCGATTCATGGACCTGCCCACGCTCGGCCTGGTCAGCGGCCCATGGACCAGGCGGCGAGTTGCAGGGTCCCCTTGA
- a CDS encoding sigma-54 dependent transcriptional regulator: protein MEKNPQGGLRILFADDEAHLRDLMQMELPRLGHEVTVCPDGTAALKAMEKGSYDVALLDMRMPGLTGIEVLSKIKQLSPDTQVIILTGHATVDTAVQALRLGAFDYLTKPCKWAELEVLLARVAERRDMTNKATAFEARLKAVEGSPTLVGETPSMLGVRRLIDTIAPTDASVMILGETGTGKELVARSLHDKSHRASHAFIPVNCGALPENLVESELFGHRKGAFTGADTHRKGLFEVANGGTLFLDEVGELDKSVQVKLLRFLESGEIRRVGENDPFRVDVRVLCATHRDLRGMIETEQFREDLFFRVNTFEINLPPLRERKGDIGALAAHMLARFASRRGLVPPELTPEALAALAAHDWPGNIRELANAIERATILSGRGPIGPEHLPTSSPSRRGASATASPAAPALAGPHFTIPEGSPTLRDIEMKYIQVVLEKHNGNKPAASKELGISLKTLYNKINQLQQA, encoded by the coding sequence ATGGAAAAGAACCCCCAGGGTGGGCTCCGCATCCTCTTCGCCGACGACGAGGCCCACCTGCGCGACCTGATGCAGATGGAGTTGCCCAGGCTCGGCCACGAGGTCACCGTCTGCCCCGACGGCACCGCCGCGCTCAAGGCGATGGAGAAGGGCTCGTATGACGTCGCCCTGCTCGACATGCGCATGCCGGGCCTGACGGGCATCGAGGTGCTCAGCAAGATCAAGCAGCTGAGCCCCGACACCCAGGTCATCATCCTGACCGGCCACGCCACCGTGGACACCGCCGTGCAGGCCCTGCGGCTGGGGGCGTTCGACTACCTGACGAAGCCCTGCAAGTGGGCCGAGCTGGAAGTGCTGCTGGCCCGCGTGGCCGAGCGCCGCGACATGACCAACAAGGCGACCGCCTTCGAGGCCCGGCTCAAGGCCGTCGAGGGGAGCCCGACCCTGGTGGGCGAGACCCCGTCGATGCTCGGCGTCCGCCGCCTGATCGACACCATCGCGCCGACGGATGCCAGCGTGATGATCCTGGGCGAGACCGGCACCGGCAAGGAGCTGGTCGCCCGCAGCCTGCACGACAAGAGCCACCGGGCCAGCCACGCCTTCATCCCGGTCAACTGCGGCGCCCTGCCCGAGAACCTCGTCGAGAGCGAGCTGTTCGGCCACCGCAAGGGGGCCTTCACCGGGGCCGACACCCACCGCAAGGGGCTCTTCGAGGTCGCCAACGGCGGCACCCTGTTCCTCGACGAAGTGGGCGAGCTGGACAAGAGCGTCCAGGTCAAGCTGCTCCGGTTCCTGGAGTCGGGCGAGATCCGCAGGGTCGGCGAGAACGACCCGTTCCGGGTCGACGTGCGGGTGCTCTGCGCGACCCACCGCGACCTGCGCGGGATGATCGAGACCGAGCAGTTCCGCGAGGACCTGTTCTTCAGGGTCAACACGTTCGAGATCAACCTGCCGCCGCTGCGCGAGCGCAAGGGCGACATCGGCGCCCTGGCCGCGCACATGCTGGCTCGGTTCGCCTCGCGCCGCGGCCTGGTCCCGCCCGAGCTGACCCCCGAGGCCCTGGCCGCCCTGGCCGCGCACGACTGGCCGGGTAACATCCGCGAGCTGGCCAACGCCATCGAGCGGGCCACGATCCTCTCGGGCCGAGGCCCGATCGGCCCCGAGCACCTGCCCACGTCGTCCCCGTCGCGGCGAGGAGCCTCCGCCACCGCGTCGCCCGCCGCCCCCGCGCTGGCCGGCCCCCACTTCACGATCCCCGAGGGTTCGCCGACCCTGCGCGACATCGAGATGAAGTACATCCAGGTGGTCCTGGAGAAGCACAACGGCAACAAGCCCGCCGCCAGCAAGGAACTCGGGATCAGCCTGAAGACCCTCTACAACAAGATCAACCAGCTCCAGCAGGCCTGA
- the hpnH gene encoding adenosyl-hopene transferase HpnH, with protein MRYPLGFTLAQAKHRARQRRKGNARYATVLMLEPLYTCNLACVGCSVERYSGKLADRMPVEACLKAAEDCGAPIVNICGGEPTLYPELKELIDGLVARDRYVLLCTNALKLDTKLYGVIPPSPKLFLMVHLDGMRETHDFVCNRAGVFDKAVEMIKKGKELGYTIFLNTTVYKETAVGEVKELCELVDRLKANGILVSPGYEYQSVERDVFLNRDQIHEKFKAIRELALTHKYKINATPMFLEFAAGLRELPCSPWSTVNYTPKGWKAPCYLIEGEGYHQDFQEFWDKTDWAYWESRKDPRCLNCKMHSGFEHSAVDEAMKSVKGTLQLAAWSMGR; from the coding sequence ATGCGATACCCGTTGGGGTTCACCCTGGCCCAGGCCAAGCACCGAGCCCGCCAGCGCCGCAAGGGCAACGCGCGGTATGCCACCGTGCTGATGCTCGAGCCGCTGTACACCTGCAACCTCGCCTGCGTCGGCTGCTCCGTCGAGCGCTACTCCGGCAAGCTGGCCGACCGGATGCCGGTCGAGGCCTGCCTGAAGGCCGCCGAGGACTGCGGCGCCCCGATCGTCAACATCTGCGGCGGCGAGCCCACGCTCTATCCCGAGCTGAAGGAGCTGATCGACGGCCTGGTCGCCCGCGACCGCTACGTCCTGCTCTGCACCAATGCGTTGAAGCTCGACACCAAGCTCTACGGGGTCATCCCCCCCAGCCCCAAGCTCTTCCTCATGGTGCACCTGGACGGCATGCGCGAGACGCATGACTTCGTGTGCAACCGTGCCGGCGTCTTCGACAAGGCCGTCGAGATGATCAAGAAGGGCAAGGAGCTGGGCTACACCATCTTCCTGAACACCACCGTGTACAAGGAGACGGCCGTCGGCGAGGTCAAGGAACTCTGCGAGCTGGTCGACCGGCTCAAGGCCAACGGCATCCTCGTCTCGCCCGGCTACGAGTACCAGAGCGTCGAGCGCGACGTCTTCCTGAACCGCGACCAGATCCACGAGAAGTTCAAGGCCATCCGCGAGCTGGCCCTGACGCATAAGTACAAGATCAACGCCACGCCCATGTTCCTGGAGTTCGCCGCCGGCCTCCGCGAGCTTCCCTGTTCCCCCTGGTCCACCGTCAACTACACCCCCAAGGGCTGGAAGGCCCCCTGCTACCTCATCGAGGGCGAGGGCTATCACCAGGACTTCCAGGAGTTCTGGGACAAGACCGACTGGGCCTACTGGGAGAGCCGCAAGGACCCCCGCTGCCTCAACTGCAAGATGCACAGCGGCTTCGAGCACAGCGCCGTCGACGAGGCCATGAAGTCCGTCAAGGGGACCCTGCAACTCGCCGCCTGGTCCATGGGCCGCTGA
- a CDS encoding M48 family metallopeptidase yields the protein MPLPLLVAVVVAFGLDTPGDLDLLAPAEVLRRLLETLGGVVVVAVTAGVLGLVLASAARREGGPTVRLRRTYLLGSRACEVLALGTFAWIIHSVGWRQVVRSGFNLRGAILADEVLILAPFLLSQLAVWAGLYPAERALRSRAVPSAGGVFGHVARRARQTMGLILPVVLIFALGQDLVGRFLPSASGDAWVQVGVMAAMGALVLVFSPAFVRMAWPTRRLEDGPLRDRLERLAARHRFRCTDILVWETGGTAVNAGVTGALPWFRYVLLTDALIERLDARQVAAVFGHEVGHIAHRHLLSFGLFFLGSLGILALMGQGIEAYVTLPAGVDTEDLAATTVLQSAVFLGLVVAYFLGVFGLLSRRFERQADVYGCRAVSCDVDGCPPHIDVDGKPGAALTGPAPGLCILGIRIFAEALADVARLNGIDRDVRSWRHGSIGRRIAFVEGLAGRPEAERRFQAGTVRLRLGLLVLLAGSVALAVAAGSVEYLGR from the coding sequence ATGCCCTTGCCGCTGCTCGTCGCCGTGGTCGTGGCCTTCGGGCTGGATACGCCCGGCGACCTCGATTTGCTCGCCCCCGCCGAAGTCCTCAGGCGCCTGCTGGAGACGCTCGGCGGGGTTGTCGTCGTGGCGGTCACGGCCGGGGTTCTCGGCCTGGTCCTGGCCTCGGCGGCGCGCCGGGAGGGCGGGCCCACCGTGCGGCTCAGGCGGACCTATCTGCTGGGTTCCCGGGCCTGTGAGGTGCTGGCGTTGGGCACCTTCGCCTGGATCATCCACTCCGTCGGCTGGCGGCAGGTGGTGCGGTCGGGCTTCAACCTGCGCGGGGCGATCCTGGCCGACGAGGTCCTGATCCTGGCGCCGTTCCTGCTGTCGCAGCTCGCCGTCTGGGCGGGCCTGTACCCGGCCGAGCGTGCCCTGCGGTCGCGGGCTGTCCCGTCGGCCGGGGGGGTCTTCGGCCACGTCGCGCGGCGGGCCAGGCAGACGATGGGCCTGATCCTGCCGGTGGTCCTGATCTTTGCCCTGGGTCAGGACCTGGTCGGCCGATTCCTCCCCTCGGCCTCGGGCGACGCCTGGGTCCAGGTCGGCGTGATGGCGGCAATGGGGGCCCTGGTGCTCGTCTTCTCGCCCGCGTTCGTCCGCATGGCCTGGCCGACGCGCCGGCTCGAAGACGGCCCGCTGCGCGACCGGCTGGAACGCCTGGCGGCGCGGCACCGGTTCCGCTGCACCGACATCCTGGTCTGGGAGACCGGCGGCACCGCGGTCAACGCAGGCGTCACGGGCGCGCTCCCCTGGTTCCGCTATGTTTTGCTGACCGACGCCCTGATCGAGCGGCTCGACGCGCGGCAGGTGGCGGCGGTCTTCGGCCACGAGGTCGGGCACATCGCGCACCGGCACCTGCTCTCGTTCGGACTCTTCTTCCTGGGAAGTCTGGGTATCCTGGCCCTGATGGGGCAGGGGATTGAGGCGTACGTCACCCTGCCCGCGGGGGTTGATACCGAGGATCTGGCGGCGACCACCGTGCTGCAATCGGCCGTCTTCCTGGGGCTGGTCGTGGCCTACTTCCTGGGCGTCTTCGGCCTGCTCTCGAGGCGGTTCGAGCGTCAGGCCGACGTCTACGGCTGCCGCGCGGTCTCGTGCGACGTGGACGGCTGCCCGCCGCACATCGACGTGGACGGCAAGCCGGGCGCGGCGTTGACGGGCCCCGCCCCCGGGCTCTGCATCCTGGGCATCCGGATCTTCGCCGAGGCTCTGGCCGACGTGGCGCGGCTCAACGGCATCGACCGCGACGTAAGGTCGTGGCGGCACGGAAGTATCGGCCGGCGGATCGCGTTCGTCGAGGGCCTCGCCGGCCGCCCCGAGGCCGAGCGCCGGTTCCAGGCCGGCACCGTCCGCCTGCGGCTCGGCCTGCTGGTCCTGCTCGCCGGATCGGTGGCCCTGGCGGTGGCGGCCGGATCGGTCGAATACCTCGGCCGCTGA
- a CDS encoding ATP-binding protein: MVQWPIRIKLIAGLVLVVGMMLTLMGGSLFGLHAFHSSNLTVVDLLPELGASKDLIRYVVRLDGHRLKARGDLKALDEAVRDTQQALVRYFEVLKKNATRGNRADDGLDERKLAFLMDEDLRAILVALHPDEPAEPILKGTASFLAENPTMAVPAAERGAGDGEVLARVDRLNESVMQLPDFLHQDLFTVLGLSKRYYESSRVIVWASFVMVTAMLTALAALLHRWVLYPVRLLQRGVRRVARGSFDYTIDLRTGDEMQALAEAFNDMTARLRVTYEDLERQVHERSRQLVRSERLAGVGFLAAGVAHEINNPLASIAFCSEALESRLTPILGREADLADAKVVRNYLRMIQEEAFRCKSITEKLLDFSRCGEIQRQRTDLVGLVQGVVEMIRHMGKYRDKQVAFTPREAVVAHADAQEIKQVVLNLVVNALDSMEDGGTLKIDLRRSEGMAEMSFNDDGCGMPPEVLENIFEPFFTRRRVGKGTGLGLSITHRIVSQHHGEIHATSPGEGRGSTFTVRLPTRPEDAAPAEPSQGQRAA; encoded by the coding sequence ATGGTCCAGTGGCCGATTCGGATCAAGCTGATAGCCGGACTCGTCCTGGTCGTCGGCATGATGCTGACCCTGATGGGTGGCTCGCTGTTCGGGCTCCACGCCTTCCACAGCAGCAACCTCACCGTCGTCGACCTGCTGCCCGAGCTGGGCGCGTCGAAGGACCTGATCCGCTACGTGGTCCGGCTCGACGGCCACCGACTCAAGGCACGCGGCGACCTGAAAGCCCTCGACGAGGCCGTGCGCGACACGCAGCAGGCCCTGGTGCGTTACTTCGAGGTCTTGAAGAAGAACGCGACCCGCGGCAACCGGGCCGACGATGGCCTGGACGAGCGCAAGCTCGCCTTCCTGATGGACGAGGACCTGCGGGCGATCCTGGTCGCGCTGCACCCGGACGAGCCGGCCGAGCCGATTCTCAAGGGGACCGCGTCCTTCCTGGCCGAGAACCCGACGATGGCCGTCCCGGCCGCCGAGCGAGGCGCGGGCGATGGTGAGGTCCTAGCGCGGGTCGACCGGCTCAACGAGTCGGTCATGCAGCTGCCCGACTTCCTGCATCAGGACCTGTTCACGGTCCTCGGCCTGTCGAAGCGCTATTACGAGTCGAGCCGCGTGATCGTCTGGGCCTCGTTCGTGATGGTCACGGCCATGCTGACGGCGCTGGCGGCTCTGTTGCATCGCTGGGTGCTCTACCCGGTGCGGCTGCTTCAGCGCGGGGTGCGTCGCGTGGCACGCGGTTCCTTCGACTATACGATCGACCTGCGCACGGGCGACGAGATGCAGGCGCTGGCCGAGGCCTTCAACGACATGACCGCGCGATTGCGCGTGACGTATGAAGACCTGGAACGCCAGGTGCACGAGCGTAGCCGCCAGCTCGTCCGGTCGGAGCGCCTCGCCGGCGTCGGCTTCCTGGCCGCGGGCGTGGCGCACGAGATCAACAACCCGCTGGCCTCGATCGCCTTCTGCTCCGAGGCCCTGGAGAGCCGCCTGACCCCGATCCTGGGCCGCGAGGCCGACCTGGCCGACGCCAAGGTGGTGCGCAACTACCTGCGGATGATCCAGGAGGAGGCGTTCCGCTGCAAATCGATCACCGAGAAGCTGCTCGACTTCTCCCGCTGCGGCGAGATCCAGCGCCAGCGCACCGACCTGGTCGGCCTGGTGCAGGGGGTCGTCGAGATGATCCGCCACATGGGCAAGTATCGCGACAAGCAGGTGGCCTTCACCCCCCGCGAGGCCGTTGTGGCGCACGCCGACGCCCAGGAGATCAAGCAGGTGGTGCTCAATCTCGTGGTCAACGCGCTCGACTCGATGGAGGACGGCGGCACCCTGAAGATCGACCTCAGGCGTTCCGAGGGGATGGCCGAGATGTCGTTCAACGACGACGGCTGCGGCATGCCGCCCGAGGTGCTCGAGAACATCTTCGAGCCCTTCTTCACCCGCAGGCGGGTGGGCAAGGGGACCGGCCTCGGCCTGTCGATCACGCATCGGATCGTCAGCCAGCACCACGGCGAGATCCACGCCACCAGCCCCGGCGAAGGCCGAGGCTCGACCTTCACCGTCCGGCTGCCGACCCGCCCCGAGGACGCCGCCCCGGCCGAACCCTCGCAGGGCCAGCGCGCCGCCTGA